In Cheilinus undulatus linkage group 24, ASM1832078v1, whole genome shotgun sequence, a single window of DNA contains:
- the LOC121506162 gene encoding zinc finger protein 513 has translation MPRRKQSNPQPVKLGSEDGELGCEPGCLVLESDFLLSGELEFGDSEIMGLERDAGMTVFSLGVEDDTSAPADSTFPPFLSCKGCGQLLGDTPLGASLDLGVGLDLGAELYCLTCEEGLQLEAHMDSPKGADRSISSDGKRRNEGKTDEADDIPPKLYSCSLCSFTSRYSNHLKRHMRIHDGQKPYRCPVCPYASAQLVNLQRHARTHTGEKPYGCHQCSYACSSLGNLRRHQRMHSQERPQRREKEKRRTRRKKTHAGTEEVVSDLTLRVSQDSGFLQTLGGLGSPSAPLPVLLFPLCCRLCGLTLEEADLEGDKAEGEGEGEGGQVCRRCSLDLLSKDGSEPPCSPAMPQDSQRGQRGSKLYSCSLCPFLSHYPNHLARHAHIHSEEKPHRCPHCPYTSSHLDNLKRHLRVHTGEKPYQCPSCSYACGNLANLRRHERIHSGAKPFHCSVCGYSCNQSMNLKRHMLRHTGEKPYACAECDYTTGHWDNYKRHQRKHGHNTDSWDKHAPINGLSWATDRQESREQEQG, from the exons ATGCCGCGGAGAAAGCAATCCAACCCCCAGCCTGTCAAAT TGGGTTCAGAGGACGGGGAGCTGGGCTGTGAGCCGGGCTGTCTGGTCCTGGAGAGTGACTTCCTGCTGAGTGGCGAGCTGGAGTTTGGAGACTCTGAGATCATGGGACTGGAGAGAGACGCAG GAATGACGGTGTTCTCTCTGGGCGTCGAGGACGACACCTCAGCACCAGCAGACTCCACGTTCCCACCATTCCTCTCATGTAAAGGATGTGGTCAGCTCCTGGGAGACACTCCTCTGGGTGCCAGTCTAGATCTCG GCGTGGGCCTCGATCTAGGGGCAGAGCTTTATTGCCTGACCTGTGAGGAGGGCCTCCAGCTTGAAGCCCACATGGACTCCCCCAAGGGCGCTGACAGATCCATCAGCTCCGACGGGAAGAGGAGGAACGAAGGGAAGACTGATGAAGCCGATGACATCCCTCCTAAGCTTTACTCCTGCTCTCTGTGCTCCTTCACCTCGCGCTACTCCAACCACCTGAAGCGTCACATGAGGATCCACGACGGCCAGAAGCCGTACCGCTGCCCCGTCTGCCCCTACGCCTCGGCCCAGCTGGTCAACCTGCAGCGGCACGCTCGCACCCACACGGGGGAGAAACCGTACGGCTGTCACCAGTGCAGCTATGCCTGCAGCTCCCTGGGAAACCTGCGCAGACACCAACGCATGCACTCGCAAGAGAGACCGCAGAGAAGGGAGAAGGAGAAGAGACGGACCAGGCGGAAAAAGACGCACGCTGGAACGGAAGAAG TGGTGTCAGACCTGACCCTGCGGGTGTCCCAGGACTCAGGATTCCTCCAAACGCTGGGCGGCCTCGGCTCTCCCTCCGCCCCGCTCCCCGTCCTCCTCTTCCCGCTGTGCTGCAGGTTGTGCGGTCTCACCCTGGAGGAGGCTGACCTGGAGGGGGACAAGgctgagggggagggggagggtgAAGGGGGACAG GTGTGCCGTCGCTGCTCGTTGGACCTGCTGTCCAAGGATGGCTCTGAGCCCCCCTGCAGCCCGGCGATGCCCCAGGACTCCCAGAGGGGCCAACGAGGCTCAAAGCTGTACAGCTGCTCTCTCTGCCCCTTCCTGTCCCACTACCCCAACCACCTGGCCCGCCACGCCCACATCCACTCCGAGGAGAAACCTCACCGCTGTCCACACTGCCCCTACACGTCCTCGCACCTCGACAACCTCAAACGCCACCTGCGCGTGCACACAGGCGAGAAGCCCTACCAGTGCCCGTCCTGCAGCTACGCCTGCGGGAACCTCGCCAACCTGCGGCGACACGAGCGCATCCACTCGGGCGCCAAGCCGTTCCACTGCAGCGTCTGCGGGTACTCCTGCAACCAGAGCATGAACCTGAAGAGGCACATGCTGAGACACACGGGGGAGAAACCGTACGCCTGCGCCGAGTGCGACTACACAACAGGTCACTGGGACAACTACAAGCGGCATCAGAGGAAACACGGACACAACACGGACAGCTGGGACAAACACGCCCCCATCAACGGGCTGAGCTGGGCCACGGACCGTCAGGAGAGCAGGGAGCAGGAGCAGGGCTAG